In bacterium, the sequence CTAGCCAGTTCCTTGACAATGCTGGAATTTAAATAGGTGTATTTCTCATGGGGCATTAAAAACACTGTTACCAGACTCTCGTCCAATTTACGGTTGACCAGGGCCATCTGCAGCTCATATTCGAAATCAGAGATGGCGCGCAGGCCGCGAATCA encodes:
- the coaD gene encoding pantetheine-phosphate adenylyltransferase (Catalyzes the conversion of ATP and pantetheine 4'-phosphate to diphosphate and 3'-dephospho-coA); translated protein: IRGLRAISDFEYELQMALVNRKLDESLVTVFLMPHEKYTYLNSSIVKELARFGGEVSCFVPPFVKERLLNKLRDA